A region from the Parcubacteria group bacterium ADurb.Bin159 genome encodes:
- the tyrP gene encoding Tyrosine-specific transport protein, whose product MKFKQKSFYLAISAFIGTVIGAGIFALPYVFSQSGFGIGFFWLVLLSLILIIVSLSYGEVVLRTPQDLEMAGYAEYYLGKKGKIMATVSMILGTYAALIAYIIGVGNFLSELLVTFNYEPIFWGIIFWAIASFILFLGIQAVSKLELVLNLGVALIIIIIIFSCLGFIDLSNFTYLNLDNFWVPYGPLLFALGGISAVPTMKRILKNEPKLLKKAVINGKIIVFFIYLIFIITVLGVAGKNTSPQAISGLINIVSPYVLILSFILGILTMTTSFLILGHILIQLYGYDWKIPKIAAWFLVVFPPLLLLLLGLNNFILVISLGGGLLSGLEGILLLLVWKRAKKQGKRQPEYEIKIPPFVFYFILLIFAFSIIYQIIDLI is encoded by the coding sequence ATGAAATTTAAACAAAAATCTTTTTATTTAGCTATAAGCGCTTTTATAGGGACAGTTATTGGGGCAGGAATTTTTGCCTTGCCTTATGTTTTTTCTCAATCCGGCTTTGGTATCGGATTTTTTTGGTTAGTTTTATTAAGTTTAATATTAATAATTGTTTCTTTATCTTATGGCGAAGTTGTTTTGCGAACTCCTCAAGATTTAGAAATGGCTGGTTATGCTGAATATTATTTAGGTAAAAAGGGCAAAATTATGGCTACGGTCTCTATGATTTTAGGAACTTACGCCGCCTTAATCGCTTATATAATCGGTGTAGGTAATTTTTTATCCGAACTTTTGGTAACATTTAATTATGAGCCTATTTTTTGGGGTATTATTTTTTGGGCTATAGCCAGTTTCATACTTTTTTTGGGTATACAGGCGGTAAGCAAATTAGAATTAGTATTGAATTTAGGAGTGGCTTTAATCATCATAATTATTATTTTTTCCTGCCTCGGCTTTATTGATTTGTCAAATTTCACTTATTTAAATCTCGACAACTTTTGGGTTCCTTACGGGCCTCTTCTTTTTGCTTTAGGAGGAATAAGCGCTGTGCCGACAATGAAAAGAATATTAAAAAATGAGCCGAAACTTTTAAAAAAAGCAGTTATTAACGGGAAAATAATTGTTTTTTTTATTTATCTGATATTTATTATAACTGTTTTAGGGGTAGCTGGCAAAAATACTTCACCTCAAGCCATTAGCGGATTGATTAATATAGTAAGCCCTTATGTTTTAATTCTTAGTTTTATTTTAGGCATTTTAACAATGACTACTTCTTTTTTAATCTTGGGTCACATTTTAATCCAATTATATGGATATGATTGGAAGATCCCCAAAATTGCTGCTTGGTTTTTGGTTGTTTTCCCTCCTCTTTTACTCTTGCTTTTGGGGTTGAATAATTTTATTTTAGTTATTTCTTTGGGTGGAGGATTATTGTCAGGATTAGAAGGCATTCTTTTACTTTTAGTTTGGAAAAGGGCAAAAAAGCAGGGGAAACGTCAGCCAGAATATGAAATTAAAATTCCTCCTTTTGTTTTTTATTTTATTTTGTTAATTTTCGCTTTTAGTATAATTTATCAAATAATTGATTTAATATGA